A stretch of DNA from Paenibacillus albus:
CTGGATCTGATCCTCAACCTGAAAGCAGCTGATGCTCTTGGTATTAAAGTGACAGACGAAATGAAGAATGCTGTTCAAGATCAAGCGCAAGACATCATTCAGTAATTCAGTAATCGGAGGTTCATCATGCATGCTATCATTCATTCTATGCCAGGGGCTATTGAGCTAGGCTTGCTATACGCGCTGATGGCCCTCGGCGTCTACATCACGTTCCGCATTCTTGATTTTCCCGATTTGACGGTGGATGGAAGCTTCACAACGGGGGGAGCCATCGCCGCGACGATGATTGCCCACGGAGCATCGCCTTGGCTTGCAACGATTGTTGCTTGTCTTGGCGGCTGTGCGGCTGGAATCGTTACAGGCCTCCTGCATACGAAGGGCCGGATTAACGGGCTGCTGTCCGGGATTCTAATGATGATCGCGCTCTATTCCATTAACCTGCGGATTATGGGGCGTCCGAACATCTCGCTGCTCGGTCAGAATACGATATTCAGCTCGCTTTCCATTCTGGCATTTATGATTGTTGCGGTGCTCCTCATCTTGGTACTGTTGAATCTGTTCCTCAAGACGGACCTCGGCCTTGCCCTGCGGGCGACCGGCGATAATGCGAGAATGATTCGCAGCTTCGGCGCGCATACCGACAATACGATTATTCTCGGCATCAGCTTATCGAATGGCCTCGTTGCGCTATCCGGTGCGCTCGTTGCTCAGCAAGCGGGTTATGCAGATAACTCGATGGGAATCGGGATGATCGTAATCGGTCTTGCTTCCGTTATTATCGGGGAAGCCATTCTTGGCGCGAGAACGATTCTGTGGGCGACGCTGGCTGCGGTGCTAGGCTCGATCGTATACCGAATTGTCGTT
This window harbors:
- a CDS encoding ABC transporter permease; this translates as MHAIIHSMPGAIELGLLYALMALGVYITFRILDFPDLTVDGSFTTGGAIAATMIAHGASPWLATIVACLGGCAAGIVTGLLHTKGRINGLLSGILMMIALYSINLRIMGRPNISLLGQNTIFSSLSILAFMIVAVLLILVLLNLFLKTDLGLALRATGDNARMIRSFGAHTDNTIILGISLSNGLVALSGALVAQQAGYADNSMGIGMIVIGLASVIIGEAILGARTILWATLAAVLGSIVYRIVVALALQVDWLDASDLKIITAVIVIVALIIPTAQRSWKQKHAARKRSAELAEMFAAAGGER